One genomic segment of Rhizobium gallicum bv. gallicum R602sp includes these proteins:
- a CDS encoding tRNA1(Val) (adenine(37)-N6)-methyltransferase, with protein MNGASDTIDAFHRGSFYIVQPKGRGHRSGMDAMLLAALVADDRAIKVADLGAGAGAAGLAVVCRLQKAQAVLFERSAEMADYARRSIALPENAHVAGRVSVVEADVTLTARARNDAGLADEVFHHVIMNPPFNDAADRRTPDALKAEAHAMTDGLFERWIRTAGAIMIPGGQLSLIARPESIADIITGCGRRFGGIEITPIHPRKGENAVRILVTAIKGSRARLSLRAPLIMHEEGTHKFSPFVDDLNNGRSAYARLSRSRSR; from the coding sequence ATGAACGGCGCTTCCGACACGATCGATGCCTTCCATCGCGGCAGCTTTTACATCGTCCAGCCGAAGGGCAGGGGGCACCGTTCGGGCATGGATGCCATGCTGCTCGCAGCACTCGTTGCCGATGACCGTGCGATCAAGGTTGCCGATCTTGGCGCCGGCGCCGGTGCCGCCGGACTGGCCGTGGTCTGCCGGCTGCAGAAGGCGCAGGCCGTGCTTTTCGAACGCTCTGCGGAAATGGCCGATTATGCCCGCCGAAGCATTGCGTTGCCGGAAAATGCCCATGTGGCGGGCCGCGTTTCGGTCGTCGAGGCGGATGTGACGCTCACGGCAAGGGCGCGCAACGACGCGGGCCTTGCCGACGAAGTCTTCCATCATGTCATCATGAACCCGCCTTTCAACGACGCGGCTGACCGGCGAACGCCCGATGCGCTGAAGGCTGAAGCGCATGCGATGACGGATGGTCTTTTCGAAAGATGGATTCGTACCGCCGGCGCGATCATGATCCCCGGCGGGCAATTGTCGCTGATTGCGCGGCCCGAATCCATCGCCGACATCATCACCGGCTGCGGCAGGCGCTTCGGCGGCATCGAGATTACCCCCATCCATCCGCGCAAAGGTGAGAATGCCGTCCGCATCCTGGTGACGGCGATCAAGGGGTCGCGGGCGCGCCTTTCATTGCGCGCACCCCTTATCATGCACGAAGAAGGAACGCATAAGTTCTCCCCCTTCGTCGACGATCTGAACAATGGCCGCTCGGCCTATGCAAGGCTTAGCCGGTCACGAAGTCGATAA
- a CDS encoding Nramp family divalent metal transporter, protein MDVLNRTPKGGWRHDREEASLSDVYRTIGTGRPGSKLRRIAAFAGPGYMVAVGYMDPGNWATSLAGGSKFGYALLTVALLSNLMAIVLQSLCARLAIASGRDLAQACRDAFPKIVSVPLWAFAEIAIIATDIAEVIGTAIGLNLIFGVPLELGVLITALDVFLILYLQKLGFRWIEAFIITLLGVIALCFGVQIFLADPQWGAVITGFFPTTEIVSNPEMLYLALGILGATVMPHNLYLHSGIVQTRAYGHTVPEKREALTYATIDSTFALSFALLINASILILAAAAFNAHGRTDIVELGEAHSLLSPLLGLAIAPTLFGIALLCCGLNSTVTATLAGQIVMEGFLKIKLQPWVRRLTTRAIAIVPAAIVTIWYGNQGTAQLLILTQVVLSLQLSFAVFPLVMFTASKAKMGELVAPRWLSTIAYVIAVVIAGLNIKLLIDFVTG, encoded by the coding sequence ATGGATGTTTTGAATCGTACTCCAAAAGGCGGCTGGCGACACGACCGCGAAGAAGCCTCGCTTTCAGACGTTTATCGCACGATCGGCACAGGCCGCCCGGGATCGAAACTCCGGCGGATTGCCGCCTTTGCCGGCCCTGGCTACATGGTCGCGGTCGGCTATATGGATCCCGGAAACTGGGCGACCTCGCTCGCCGGCGGCTCGAAATTCGGCTACGCGCTGCTGACTGTGGCGCTGCTTTCGAACCTCATGGCGATCGTGCTGCAATCGCTTTGCGCCCGGCTCGCCATTGCTTCTGGCCGCGATCTGGCGCAGGCCTGCCGGGACGCCTTCCCCAAAATCGTTTCCGTACCGCTGTGGGCCTTTGCGGAAATCGCAATCATCGCGACGGACATTGCCGAGGTGATCGGCACGGCAATCGGCCTCAACCTGATCTTCGGCGTTCCGCTGGAACTCGGCGTGCTGATTACGGCGCTCGACGTTTTCCTTATTCTCTATCTGCAAAAGCTCGGCTTCCGCTGGATCGAAGCGTTCATCATCACGCTTCTCGGCGTCATTGCGCTGTGCTTCGGCGTGCAGATCTTCCTCGCCGACCCGCAGTGGGGCGCCGTCATCACGGGCTTCTTCCCGACGACGGAAATCGTCAGCAACCCGGAAATGCTCTATCTGGCGCTCGGCATTCTCGGCGCGACAGTCATGCCACATAATCTCTATCTGCATTCCGGCATCGTGCAGACCCGCGCCTACGGCCACACCGTGCCGGAAAAGCGGGAAGCGCTGACCTATGCGACGATCGACTCGACCTTTGCGCTCTCTTTTGCGCTGTTGATCAACGCCTCGATCCTGATCCTTGCCGCAGCCGCATTCAACGCCCACGGCCGGACGGACATCGTCGAACTCGGCGAGGCGCACTCGCTGCTGTCACCGCTGCTCGGGCTTGCGATCGCACCCACGCTTTTCGGCATCGCCCTGCTCTGTTGCGGCCTGAATTCGACCGTGACGGCAACGCTTGCGGGCCAGATCGTCATGGAAGGCTTCCTGAAGATCAAGCTTCAGCCATGGGTACGCCGTCTGACTACCCGCGCCATCGCAATCGTGCCGGCGGCGATCGTGACCATCTGGTACGGCAACCAGGGCACGGCACAATTGCTGATCCTGACGCAGGTCGTGCTCAGCCTGCAGCTTTCCTTCGCCGTCTTCCCGCTGGTGATGTTCACCGCCAGCAAGGCCAAGATGGGCGAGCTCGTCGCGCCGCGCTGGCTGAGCACTATTGCCTATGTGATCGCAGTCGTGATCGCCGGATTGAATATCAAGCTGCTTATCGACTTCGTGACCGGCTAA
- a CDS encoding S49 family peptidase, giving the protein MAGFLRKLVPKRFRKEGVIIPVVRLQGAIMSGGGQFRPILNLANVAPVLEKAFSDKEAPAVAIAVNSPGGSPVQSRLIFTRIRELAREKQKKVLVFVEDVAASGGYMIALAGDEIIADPTSIVGSIGVVSGGFGFPELLKKIGVERRVYTAGENKVILDPFQPEKEKDIEYLKTLQLEIHEVFITMVRERRAGRLKDDETVFSGLFWSGTRGLELGLVDSLGDMRQELKRRYGPKTRLQLVTAARSLFGRRMPGVSPVSIDGLASGLATGLVEAAEEKALWSRYGL; this is encoded by the coding sequence ATGGCCGGATTTTTGAGAAAGCTGGTACCGAAGCGTTTCCGCAAGGAAGGGGTGATCATCCCGGTCGTCAGGCTTCAGGGCGCAATCATGAGCGGCGGCGGCCAGTTCCGCCCGATACTCAATCTCGCCAATGTCGCACCGGTGCTGGAAAAGGCGTTCTCTGACAAGGAAGCTCCCGCTGTCGCCATTGCCGTCAATTCGCCGGGCGGTTCGCCCGTTCAGTCGCGGCTTATCTTCACCCGCATCCGCGAGCTTGCTCGTGAAAAGCAGAAGAAGGTGCTGGTCTTCGTCGAGGACGTGGCGGCCTCCGGCGGCTACATGATCGCGCTTGCCGGCGATGAGATCATTGCCGACCCGACCTCTATCGTCGGTTCGATCGGCGTCGTTTCCGGTGGCTTCGGCTTCCCCGAACTCCTCAAGAAGATCGGCGTCGAGCGCCGCGTCTATACGGCCGGCGAAAACAAGGTCATCCTCGATCCCTTCCAGCCTGAAAAAGAGAAGGACATTGAATATCTGAAGACCCTTCAGCTCGAGATCCACGAGGTCTTCATCACCATGGTGCGCGAACGCCGCGCCGGGAGACTGAAGGATGACGAAACCGTCTTTTCCGGCCTATTCTGGAGCGGCACGCGCGGGCTCGAGCTCGGCCTCGTCGACAGCCTCGGCGACATGCGCCAGGAACTGAAAAGGCGCTACGGCCCGAAGACCAGGCTGCAGCTCGTCACCGCCGCCCGCAGCCTCTTCGGCCGGCGGATGCCCGGTGTCTCGCCCGTCTCGATTGATGGCTTGGCATCAGGTCTCGCGACGGGACTTGTCGAAGCGGCGGAAGAAAAGGCATTGTGGAGCCGCTACGGACTGTGA
- a CDS encoding membrane protein — protein MAQLITIIILVGAAWWLYRRFISDAKRLQEKSRRAEKERQTGAVGTLVKDPVTGEYRVKREDE, from the coding sequence ATGGCGCAGCTTATAACAATCATAATCCTGGTCGGCGCTGCCTGGTGGCTTTACCGCCGCTTCATCTCCGATGCCAAGCGCTTGCAGGAAAAATCCCGCCGTGCCGAGAAGGAGCGTCAGACCGGCGCCGTCGGCACGCTTGTCAAGGATCCGGTGACCGGCGAATACCGCGTGAAGCGGGAGGATGAATGA
- a CDS encoding glycine--tRNA ligase subunit alpha, which translates to MNPKRSFQALILTLHNYWADKGCAVLQPYDMEVGAGTFHPATTLRALGPKPWKAAYVQPSRRPSDGRYGENPNRLQHYYQYQVILKPNPPNLQELYLGSLAAIGLDPLLHDIRFVEDDWESPTLGAWGLGWECWCDGMEVSQFTYFQQVCGIECAPVAGELTYGLERLAMYVQGVDNVYDLNFNGREGDEKISYGDVFLQAEQEYSRHNFEFANTEMLHRHFIDAEKECQALLAAGAPSDNANQLLHKCVFPAYDQCIKASHVFNLLDARGMISVTERQSYILRVRTLAKACGEAFLLTDAGGINIAVAAA; encoded by the coding sequence ATGAACCCGAAGCGCTCGTTCCAGGCGCTGATCCTGACGCTTCATAACTACTGGGCGGACAAGGGTTGTGCGGTTCTGCAGCCCTATGACATGGAGGTCGGCGCCGGTACGTTCCATCCGGCGACCACGCTGCGCGCGCTCGGCCCGAAGCCGTGGAAGGCTGCCTATGTCCAACCGTCGCGCCGTCCGTCGGACGGCCGCTACGGTGAAAACCCAAACCGTCTGCAGCATTATTACCAGTATCAGGTCATCCTGAAGCCGAACCCGCCGAACCTGCAGGAGCTTTACCTCGGCTCCCTGGCGGCGATCGGTCTCGATCCGCTGCTGCACGACATCCGGTTCGTCGAAGACGACTGGGAAAGCCCGACGCTCGGCGCATGGGGGCTGGGCTGGGAGTGCTGGTGCGACGGCATGGAAGTCTCGCAGTTCACTTACTTCCAGCAGGTCTGCGGCATCGAATGCGCGCCGGTTGCCGGCGAACTGACCTATGGCCTCGAGCGTCTGGCGATGTATGTGCAGGGCGTCGACAACGTCTACGACTTGAACTTCAACGGCCGCGAAGGCGACGAAAAGATCAGCTACGGCGACGTCTTCCTGCAGGCCGAACAGGAATACTCACGCCACAACTTCGAATTCGCCAATACCGAGATGCTGCATCGCCATTTCATCGATGCGGAAAAGGAGTGCCAGGCGCTTCTCGCCGCCGGTGCGCCGAGCGACAATGCCAATCAGCTGCTGCACAAGTGTGTATTTCCGGCCTATGACCAGTGCATCAAGGCAAGCCACGTCTTCAACCTCTTGGATGCACGCGGGATGATCTCGGTCACCGAGCGTCAGAGCTATATCCTGCGGGTGCGCACGCTCGCCAAGGCTTGCGGTGAAGCCTTCCTTTTGACGGATGCCGGCGGCATCAATATCGCCGTGGCCGCCGCCTAA
- a CDS encoding LemA family protein, translating to MYIVVGVIVLIALYLVFIYNGLVRARQMAEEAWSGIDVQLKRRADLIPNLIETVKGYATHEKSTLEEVVELRNKAQAVPSGDVAGRAQAEGLLGQALGRVLALAEAYPDLKANENFSELQASLETMESEIQMARRYYNGAARDLNVKVESFPSNLVAGQFGFQKREYFEITNEADRAVPAVKF from the coding sequence ATGTATATTGTTGTCGGTGTGATCGTTCTGATCGCGCTTTATCTTGTCTTTATCTATAATGGTCTTGTCCGCGCCCGGCAGATGGCCGAAGAGGCCTGGTCCGGCATCGACGTGCAGCTCAAGCGCCGCGCCGATCTGATCCCAAACCTCATCGAGACCGTCAAGGGCTACGCTACCCACGAAAAGAGCACGCTGGAAGAGGTCGTCGAGCTGCGCAACAAGGCGCAGGCGGTGCCTTCTGGCGATGTAGCGGGCAGGGCGCAAGCGGAAGGCCTTCTCGGCCAGGCGCTGGGCCGTGTTTTGGCGCTAGCCGAAGCCTATCCGGACCTGAAGGCGAACGAGAACTTCTCCGAGCTTCAGGCCTCGCTCGAGACGATGGAAAGCGAAATCCAGATGGCACGCCGGTATTACAACGGCGCTGCCCGTGATCTCAACGTCAAGGTTGAAAGCTTCCCCTCCAATCTGGTCGCCGGGCAGTTCGGCTTCCAGAAGCGGGAATATTTCGAGATCACCAACGAGGCCGACCGCGCCGTTCCGGCCGTCAAATTCTGA
- a CDS encoding 3-phosphoshikimate 1-carboxyvinyltransferase, with amino-acid sequence MSKDKKLTIIPAKAPLVGRAVPPGSKSITNRALLLAGLAKGISRLTGALKSDDTRYMADALRAMGVVIDEPDDTSFVVTGSGKLLAPKAPLFLGNAGTATRFLTAAAALVDGTVVVDGDQHMRKRPIGPLVDALRSLGIDATAETGCPPVTVKGTGCFEASRIGIDGGLSSQYVSALLMMAAGGDRPVDIELLGEDIGALGYIDLTTAAMRAFGAKVEKTSAVTWRVEPTGYTAADFVIEPDASAATYLWAAEVLTGGSIDLGVPNGAFTQPDARAYEMIVKFPRLPAEIDGSQMQDAVPTLAVLAAFNETPVHFVGIANLRVKECDRIRALSTGLTQIRPDLAREEGDDLIVQSDPSLAGRRLPAEIDTFADHRIAMSFALAGLKIDGITILDPDCVGKTFPAYWRTLAGLGVKYVNED; translated from the coding sequence ATGAGCAAGGACAAGAAACTCACCATCATCCCGGCTAAGGCTCCGCTCGTGGGGCGCGCCGTGCCGCCGGGCTCGAAGTCGATCACCAACCGCGCGCTGCTCCTGGCCGGCCTCGCCAAGGGTATCAGCCGTCTGACCGGCGCACTGAAGAGCGACGATACGCGCTACATGGCGGATGCGCTGCGCGCCATGGGCGTCGTCATCGACGAACCGGACGATACGAGCTTCGTCGTCACTGGAAGCGGCAAGTTGCTGGCGCCGAAAGCGCCGCTCTTCCTCGGCAATGCCGGCACTGCAACACGCTTCCTGACGGCCGCTGCCGCACTCGTTGATGGCACCGTCGTCGTCGACGGTGATCAGCACATGCGCAAGCGCCCGATCGGCCCGCTCGTTGATGCGTTGCGGTCTCTCGGAATCGATGCGACGGCCGAAACCGGCTGCCCGCCTGTAACCGTCAAGGGGACAGGCTGCTTCGAGGCGAGCCGTATCGGGATCGATGGCGGTCTCTCCAGCCAGTATGTATCCGCGCTGCTGATGATGGCGGCCGGAGGCGACCGCCCGGTGGATATTGAACTCCTCGGCGAGGACATCGGTGCCCTCGGCTACATCGATCTCACGACCGCCGCGATGCGAGCCTTCGGCGCCAAGGTCGAGAAGACGAGCGCAGTCACCTGGCGCGTCGAACCGACCGGCTACACGGCGGCCGATTTCGTCATCGAGCCGGATGCGTCGGCGGCAACTTATCTCTGGGCTGCCGAAGTCCTGACCGGCGGCTCCATCGATCTCGGGGTGCCGAACGGCGCCTTCACGCAGCCGGATGCGCGCGCCTATGAGATGATCGTCAAATTCCCGCGCCTGCCGGCTGAAATCGACGGCTCGCAGATGCAGGACGCGGTTCCGACGCTCGCAGTCCTTGCCGCCTTCAACGAAACGCCCGTCCATTTCGTCGGCATTGCCAATCTGCGCGTCAAGGAATGCGATCGCATCCGCGCGCTGTCGACCGGCCTGACGCAGATTCGCCCGGATCTGGCGCGCGAAGAAGGCGACGATCTCATCGTCCAGTCTGATCCGTCGCTTGCCGGAAGGCGTCTTCCTGCCGAGATCGACACTTTCGCCGACCACCGCATCGCCATGAGCTTCGCGCTCGCCGGGCTGAAGATAGACGGCATCACGATCCTCGATCCGGACTGCGTCGGCAAGACGTTCCCTGCCTATTGGCGCACGCTGGCAGGCCTGGGCGTCAAATATGTGAACGAGGACTGA
- a CDS encoding DUF2207 domain-containing protein, whose protein sequence is MIRRLFGLCFILFLALAAYGASAAEVINSFASDIKLEKSGAMTVTETITVNAEGNRIRRGIFRDFPLTFVDEKGRRRSVDFDVVSVKRDGNDEPWKTESVSGGIRIYAGSEDVMLPPGRHQYAFTYTTNRQIRYFADHDELYWNVTGNGWIFPIMAATATVNLPDGVIATDTNVFTGALGAKDKNARISGGNARPIFSTTMPLDANEGLTIAVKLPKGAIDPPSASDRNIWWLKDNRDYFIGFGGLLLVFLYYTRSWLKVGRDPSRGVLVPRWDPPEGISPALVNYIDNKGISGGGWTALSATALDLAVRGYVALEDLRQSIIVRRTQKPVGKEKLEAGEASLLSAVANKGSLTIDKANGERVKSVGQSFRSAIEREHRGKYYNSNTGYTTGGIALSAAALVALFVFGTLEPDAIVLMIIPIVVSVFVAIFVAGFARSFRPGQSLGGKIAAVIAIAVIVFVGFSIVSSLALALFSTLLEFHETPMLFAVGGIVLLNLLYVFIMGAPTPLGSKIMDGIDGLRQYLTLAEKDRMNMAGAPEMSPQHFERLLPYAVALGVEKPWTRTFETWLAAAAAGAAAAYDPSWYYGNFSSGSFSDRIGGFSSSMASTIASTIPSPAPSSSSSGFSGGGGSSGGGGGGGGGGGW, encoded by the coding sequence ATGATCCGGCGGCTTTTCGGCCTTTGCTTCATTCTGTTTCTGGCGCTTGCAGCATATGGGGCAAGTGCCGCGGAGGTCATCAACTCCTTCGCATCAGATATAAAGCTCGAAAAGAGCGGCGCTATGACGGTGACGGAGACAATCACCGTCAATGCCGAGGGCAATCGGATCCGGCGCGGCATCTTCCGCGACTTTCCGCTGACTTTCGTCGATGAAAAAGGTCGCCGCCGCAGCGTCGACTTTGACGTTGTATCGGTGAAACGCGACGGCAATGACGAGCCGTGGAAGACGGAATCCGTCTCCGGTGGCATCCGTATCTATGCTGGGTCGGAAGACGTCATGCTTCCACCAGGCCGCCATCAATATGCCTTCACCTACACCACCAATCGCCAGATCCGCTATTTCGCCGATCACGACGAACTCTATTGGAATGTGACCGGTAACGGCTGGATCTTCCCGATCATGGCCGCGACCGCGACCGTGAACCTGCCAGATGGTGTCATCGCAACCGATACGAATGTCTTCACCGGTGCGCTTGGCGCAAAGGACAAGAATGCCCGGATTTCAGGCGGCAATGCCCGGCCGATCTTCTCGACGACCATGCCGCTCGATGCCAACGAAGGTCTGACGATTGCCGTCAAGCTTCCGAAAGGCGCGATCGATCCACCGAGCGCATCCGATCGGAACATCTGGTGGCTGAAGGACAACCGCGACTATTTCATCGGTTTCGGCGGCCTCCTCCTTGTTTTCCTTTACTACACCCGCTCCTGGCTGAAGGTCGGACGCGACCCTTCCCGCGGCGTCCTTGTGCCGCGCTGGGATCCTCCCGAAGGCATCTCACCGGCGCTCGTCAACTACATCGACAACAAGGGCATTTCAGGCGGGGGTTGGACGGCACTTTCGGCAACGGCGCTGGACCTGGCGGTTCGCGGCTATGTCGCTCTTGAAGACCTCAGGCAATCGATCATCGTACGCCGCACGCAAAAGCCGGTGGGTAAGGAGAAGCTGGAAGCCGGCGAAGCCAGCCTCCTGAGCGCCGTCGCCAACAAGGGCTCGCTGACGATCGACAAGGCAAACGGCGAACGCGTGAAGTCGGTCGGCCAAAGCTTCCGCTCGGCGATCGAGCGGGAACATCGCGGCAAATACTACAATTCCAATACCGGCTATACGACCGGCGGCATCGCGCTCAGCGCTGCCGCACTCGTCGCGCTCTTCGTTTTCGGCACGCTGGAACCCGATGCGATCGTCTTGATGATCATCCCGATCGTCGTTTCTGTCTTCGTCGCCATCTTCGTGGCCGGCTTTGCACGGTCGTTCCGCCCCGGCCAGTCCTTGGGCGGCAAGATCGCCGCTGTGATCGCGATCGCCGTCATCGTTTTTGTCGGCTTCAGCATCGTTTCATCGCTGGCTCTGGCGCTTTTCTCCACGCTCTTGGAGTTCCACGAGACGCCGATGCTCTTTGCCGTCGGCGGCATCGTGCTGCTCAACCTGCTCTATGTCTTCATCATGGGTGCGCCGACGCCGCTTGGTTCGAAGATCATGGATGGCATCGACGGCCTTCGTCAGTATCTGACCCTTGCCGAGAAGGACCGGATGAACATGGCCGGTGCGCCGGAAATGTCGCCCCAACATTTTGAGAGGCTGCTGCCCTATGCGGTTGCACTGGGTGTCGAGAAGCCCTGGACACGCACCTTCGAAACCTGGCTCGCGGCGGCCGCTGCCGGTGCGGCTGCCGCCTATGATCCGTCCTGGTATTACGGCAACTTCAGCAGCGGCAGCTTCTCCGACCGCATCGGCGGCTTCTCGTCGTCGATGGCGTCCACGATCGCCTCGACCATTCCTTCACCTGCGCCCTCCAGTTCCTCTTCCGGTTTTTCCGGTGGCGGCGGTTCTTCGGGTGGTGGCGGGGGAGGCGGCGGCGGTGGCGGCTGGTGA
- the purD gene encoding phosphoribosylamine--glycine ligase: MKVLLIGSGGREHALAWKLAQSPLMTEFYAAPGNPGIAEHARLVSLKVEDHEAVAAFCAQKAIDFVVVGPEAPLVAGLADRLRADGLKVFGPSAAAAQLEGSKGFTKDICARYNIPTGAYRRFNNAPKAKAYIREQGAPIVVKADGLAAGKGVTVAMTVEEALAAVDDCFEGAFGAAGAEVVIEAYLDGEEASFFCLCDGSNALPLATAQDHKRVGEGDTGVNTGGMGAYSPAPVMTAEMIERTMKEIIEPTICGMAESGYPFSGVFFAGLMITAKGPELIEYNVRFGDPECQVLMMRLKSDLLPLLLAAAEGTLDKVTAEWSDDPALTVVMASKGYPGSYEKNTPILSLPEAGDGSKVFHAGTSLKDGELVATGGRVLNVTATGRTVGEAQSRAYALLDKVQWENGFCRRDIGWRAIEREKA, encoded by the coding sequence ATGAAGGTTCTGTTGATCGGCTCGGGCGGACGCGAGCATGCGCTTGCCTGGAAGCTGGCACAATCGCCGCTGATGACGGAATTCTATGCCGCGCCGGGCAACCCGGGTATTGCGGAACATGCGAGGCTCGTTTCCCTGAAGGTAGAAGATCACGAGGCAGTCGCCGCCTTCTGCGCGCAAAAAGCGATCGACTTTGTCGTCGTCGGCCCCGAGGCGCCGCTGGTTGCCGGCCTTGCCGACCGCCTGCGAGCCGATGGGCTGAAGGTCTTCGGTCCTTCCGCTGCAGCAGCCCAGCTCGAAGGTTCCAAGGGGTTTACCAAGGATATCTGCGCCCGCTACAACATCCCCACCGGTGCCTACCGGCGCTTCAACAACGCCCCTAAGGCAAAGGCCTATATCCGCGAACAAGGCGCACCGATCGTCGTCAAGGCGGATGGTCTTGCCGCGGGCAAGGGTGTGACGGTGGCGATGACCGTCGAGGAGGCGCTTGCCGCAGTCGACGATTGCTTCGAGGGTGCGTTCGGCGCAGCCGGCGCCGAGGTCGTGATCGAGGCTTATCTCGACGGGGAAGAGGCAAGCTTCTTCTGCCTCTGCGACGGCAGCAACGCCCTGCCGTTGGCGACCGCACAGGATCACAAGCGTGTGGGCGAGGGTGATACCGGCGTCAACACCGGCGGCATGGGCGCCTATTCGCCGGCTCCGGTGATGACGGCCGAGATGATCGAGCGGACGATGAAGGAGATCATCGAGCCGACGATCTGCGGCATGGCCGAAAGCGGCTATCCCTTCTCCGGTGTTTTCTTCGCCGGGCTGATGATTACGGCAAAGGGCCCGGAACTCATCGAATACAACGTCCGCTTCGGCGATCCCGAGTGCCAGGTACTGATGATGCGCTTGAAGAGCGATCTGCTGCCGTTGCTGCTGGCAGCGGCCGAAGGCACGCTCGACAAGGTCACAGCCGAGTGGAGCGACGATCCGGCGCTGACCGTCGTGATGGCCTCTAAGGGGTATCCGGGCTCCTACGAGAAAAACACGCCGATCCTCTCGCTGCCGGAGGCAGGCGACGGCTCGAAAGTGTTCCATGCCGGCACGTCTTTGAAGGATGGCGAGCTTGTCGCGACCGGCGGCCGTGTGCTGAACGTGACCGCCACCGGCCGAACGGTCGGCGAGGCGCAGAGCCGCGCCTATGCGCTGCTCGACAAGGTGCAATGGGAAAACGGTTTCTGCCGCCGCGATATCGGCTGGCGGGCGATCGAGCGCGAAAAAGCTTAG
- a CDS encoding plant virulence effector HPE1-like domain-containing protein codes for MRQFILGAAFLLAAGSAMASSIEVIGKTPRTGGESIVTETCTTCPPLQSTERKKDYTVPALPPGAIQASALRDVAGEQKLYRTEGWMGGSPVVFVTKATPEVLAAFKVTVPVEGIDPTSTTSVIGGDAKPVVAGMSAPAEQTAPLDVSDFKLRM; via the coding sequence ATGCGTCAATTCATTCTCGGTGCGGCATTTCTTCTGGCAGCCGGCTCGGCGATGGCATCCTCGATCGAGGTGATCGGCAAGACACCGCGCACAGGCGGTGAAAGCATCGTGACCGAGACGTGCACGACCTGCCCGCCGCTGCAATCGACCGAACGCAAGAAGGATTACACAGTGCCGGCGTTGCCGCCCGGCGCCATCCAGGCCAGCGCGCTCCGCGATGTGGCCGGAGAGCAGAAGCTCTACCGTACCGAAGGCTGGATGGGCGGCTCGCCCGTCGTTTTCGTGACCAAGGCAACCCCCGAAGTCCTGGCCGCCTTCAAGGTGACGGTCCCCGTCGAAGGCATCGACCCGACGTCAACGACCTCTGTCATCGGCGGCGATGCGAAGCCGGTTGTTGCAGGTATGTCCGCTCCTGCGGAACAAACGGCGCCGCTCGACGTTTCCGACTTTAAGCTAAGGATGTGA
- a CDS encoding DUF523 domain-containing protein: protein MTTKILVSACLMGHAVRYDGRAKPLAHPALERWRAEGRLVTICPEMSAGMPVPRPPAEIECGASGKDVLSGAARVFEITGGDVTAAFREAAQNALRLAQETGCTHALLIDGSPSCGSGFIYDGSFSGSRRDGNGVTAALLKRAGIQVFSDREIDRLVESLATLI, encoded by the coding sequence ATGACCACCAAAATCCTCGTCAGCGCCTGTCTCATGGGCCATGCCGTGCGTTATGACGGCCGGGCGAAGCCGCTGGCCCATCCGGCGCTCGAGCGGTGGCGGGCGGAGGGCAGGCTGGTGACGATCTGTCCGGAGATGTCGGCAGGCATGCCGGTGCCGCGGCCGCCGGCGGAAATCGAATGCGGCGCGAGCGGCAAGGACGTGCTGTCGGGAGCAGCACGGGTGTTCGAGATCACCGGAGGCGATGTGACGGCTGCATTTCGAGAAGCCGCGCAGAATGCGCTCAGGCTGGCACAGGAGACGGGCTGCACCCACGCGCTCCTCATCGACGGCAGCCCCTCGTGCGGTTCCGGTTTCATTTATGATGGGTCTTTCAGCGGATCGCGGCGGGACGGAAATGGTGTTACAGCTGCCCTGCTGAAGCGCGCCGGAATCCAGGTCTTCTCGGACCGGGAGATCGACCGGCTGGTGGAAAGCCTCGCGACGCTCATCTGA